From Corallococcus soli, a single genomic window includes:
- a CDS encoding SRPBCC domain-containing protein — protein sequence METKFQVQLKIQKPVAQVFDAVVNPKQLSAYFVQHASAPLVEGTTVKWRFAEVPGEHDVIVREVVLDQRIVFEWPTEDGSLTQVRMLFEPLDAGNTMVRISESGWTQDAQGFKSAYGNVGGWMHMLCCLKAWLEYGIHLRAGGAL from the coding sequence ATGGAGACGAAGTTCCAGGTGCAGCTGAAGATCCAGAAGCCGGTCGCGCAGGTGTTCGACGCGGTGGTCAACCCGAAGCAGCTCAGCGCCTACTTCGTCCAGCACGCCAGCGCGCCGCTCGTGGAGGGCACGACGGTGAAGTGGCGCTTCGCGGAGGTGCCAGGCGAGCACGACGTCATCGTCCGGGAGGTCGTCCTGGACCAGCGCATCGTCTTCGAGTGGCCCACGGAGGACGGCTCCCTCACCCAGGTGCGGATGCTCTTCGAGCCGCTCGACGCCGGGAACACGATGGTGCGCATCAGCGAGTCTGGCTGGACGCAGGACGCCCAGGGGTTCAAGTCGGCCTACGGCAACGTGGGTGGCTGGATGCACATGCTGTGCTGCCTCAAGGCCTGGCTGGAGTACGGCATCCACCTGCGGGCGGGCGGGGCGCTGTAG